In one window of Tachypleus tridentatus isolate NWPU-2018 chromosome 2, ASM421037v1, whole genome shotgun sequence DNA:
- the LOC143245283 gene encoding innexin inx2-like, with protein MEKLFISDGLGKLLKIKYGKVQIDNHIFRLHYEVTMPIILAFSVMISGTQFFGDPIHCIQKDDIPEKTLNTYCWVESTFTLLKAFNKKVGVEVAHPGVDKYEPGDEVKEHAYYQWVCFVLFLQALLFYVPRMTWRSFEGGKVKSMLLELTRPIIKEEDKQTNIAKLVDYFTSKSRRHDSYVWKYTLCEIMNFVNVIGQIYLVDRFLGYEFTSFGPEVVRYVDDDPENRLDPMVRVFPRVTKCTFHRYGSSGDVQKHDALCLIPLNILNEKIYIFMWFWFVILALLSGLSLAYRILVFTSPRVRYYLMLSLDRFTPQDKLDIVLTNMSYGDWFLLQQLGFNMESKNFRDLLVKLADEKKSPSLIKKTNKTANESSI; from the coding sequence ATGGAGAAGCTATTCATCAGTGATGGCCTCGGAAAgttactgaaaattaaatatggaaaagtccAGATAGATAACCATATTTTCCGACTTCATTACGAAGTCACCATGCCAATTATTCTGGCCTTCAGCGTGATGATTTCAGGCACTCAGTTCTTCGGCGACCCAATCCATTGTATTCAAAAAGACGACATTCCAGAAAAGACACTCAATACTTATTGTTGGGTCGAAAGCACCTTCACCCTTCTAAAAGCATTTAATAAGAAAGTTGGAGTCGAAGTGGCCCATCCCGGGGTGGACAAGTACGAGCCAGGTGACGAGGTGAAGGAACATGCTTATTACCAGTGGGTGTGTTTTGTTCTCTTCCTTCAAGCATTGCTCTTCTACGTTCCTCGAATGACTTGGAGAAGTTTCGAAGGAGGAAAGGTGAAAAGCATGTTGTTGGAGCTAACTAGACCAATCATTAAGGAAGAAGACAAACAGACCAACATCGCTAAACTTGTTGATTATTTCACTTCCAAGTCAAGAAGGCACGACAGTTATGTCTGGAAATACACCTTGTGTGAGATCATGAACTTTGTAAATGTAATCGGGCAGATTTATTTGGTTGATCGCTTCTTGGGGTACGAATTCACCTCGTTTGGTCCGGAAGTTGTTCGATACGTGGACGACGACCCGGAGAATAGGCTGGACCCCATGGTGCGAGTTTTTCCGCGAGTGACGAAGTGCACTTTTCATCGCTATGGCTCATCTGGCGACGTCCAGAAACACGACGCTCTTTGTCTGATTCCACTGAACATCCTGAACGAAAAAATCTACATCTTTATGTGGTTTTGGTTTGTGATTCTTGCCTTATTAAGTGGACTCAGCTTAGCGTATCGAATCCTTGTGTTCACTTCACCCCGCGTGAGGTATTACTTGATGTTATCCCTCGATCGATTCACCCCTCAAGACAAGCTGGATATCGTCTTGACAAACATGTCTTACGGAGACTGGTTCCTATTGCAACAATTGGGCTTCAACATGGAATCTAAGAACTTCCGAGACCTCCTTGTTAAACTAGCAGATGAAAAGAAGTCACCTTCTCTGATAAAGAAAACGAATAAGACCGCAAATGAAAGttcaatttaa